A region from the Salvelinus fontinalis isolate EN_2023a chromosome 23, ASM2944872v1, whole genome shotgun sequence genome encodes:
- the trim63b gene encoding E3 ubiquitin-protein ligase TRIM63, whose product MDIQRTGSLVRPPSPMESLEKQLSCPICLEMFTKPVVILPCQHNLCRGCASDLYDSRNPYRFSGGVFRCPTCRFEVVLDRHGVHGLQRNLLVENIIDIYKQQQEGGGGSGVGGSTETPLKPKDSKEPMCQEHEEEKINIYCVTCQMPTCSMCKVFGQHKDCEVSPLAGVYQVQKGELSNAIDTLVAGNGRLQALLNQMEDTCQAVQDNAQRAKQSLGERFDLLYAVLEERKGLLLEQIGKEQDEKVTALRALAQHYSERLQAGSELTDTAVRALEQSGAAEFLLASKGLITQTKDTAKISLGEERPEPGFEKMDHFTLSTEHVEAVLAKMDFGMVEDDAFEDAEGDEEEEE is encoded by the coding sequence ATGGACATCCAGAGGACCGGCTCGTTGGTGCGTCCACCCAGCCCCATGGAGAGCCTGGAGAAGCAGCTGAGCTGCCCTATCTGCCTGGAGATGTTCACTAAGCCCGTGGTCATCCTGCCCTGCCAGCACAACCTGTGCCGTGGCTGTGCCAGCGACCTCTACGACTCACGCAACCCCTACCGCTTCTCGGGCGGCGTTTTCCGCTGCCCCACCTGCCGCTTCGAGGTGGTCCTGGACCGCCATGGCGTTCACGGACTTCAGCGCAACCTGCTAGTGGAGAACATCATCGACATCTACAAGCAACAGCAGGAGGGTGGCGGGGGTAGTGGCGTTGGAGGCAGCACAGAGACTCCACTGAAGCCCAAGGATTCCAAGGAACCCATGTGCCAGGAGCACGAGGAGGAGAAAATCAACATCTACTGTGTGACCTGCCAGATGCCCACCTGCTCCATGTGCAAGGTGTTTGGCCAGCACAAGGACTGTGAGGTGTCACCACTGGCCGGTGTCTACCAGGTGCAGAAGGGCGAGCTGAGCAACGCTATCGACACCCTAGTGGCAGGCAACGGGCGCCTTCAGGCCCTGCTCAACCAGATGGAGGATACCTGTCAGGCTGTGCAGGACAACGCACAGCGTGCCAAGCAAAGCCTAGGCGAGCGCTTTGACCTGCTCTACGCAGTGCTCGAGGAGCGCAAAGGCCTGCTGCTGGAACAGATCGGCAAGGAGCAGGATGAGAAAGTGACTGCATTGCGGGCGCTGGCACAGCACTACAGCGAGCGACTGCAGGCGGGATCAGAGCTGACGGACACAGCGGTGCGGGCCCTGGAGCAGAGCGGCGCCGCAGAGTTCCTGCTGGCCTCCAAGGGCCTTATCACACAGACCAAGGACACCGCCAAGATCTCCCTGGGCGAGGAGAGGCCCGAGCCGGGCTTTGAGAAGATGGACCATTTCACGCTGTCCACGGAGCACGTGGAGGCCGTCCTGGCCAAGATGGACTTTGGAATGGTCGAAGACGATGCGTTCGAGGATGCCGAAGGGgacgaagaagaggaggagtga